The region CAACGCAGGTGATCTTGAAGATATTCTCCTTTCAACCACTGATTTGATCGACCTTCGTGGTCAAACGAGCTTGATTGAGTTGGCAGGTGCGTGCCTTCAAGCCAAAGCTGTCGTCAGTGTTGATGCTGGTCCGATGCACATTGCAGCTGCAGTCGGCACGCCAACCCTTGCTGTTGTAGGTAATGATCCATCCGGCCTTGGAGCCAGCCCGATTCGCTTATGGATGCCACGGAGCTCGAACTGTGAGCGAACTGTTTCAACATTCAGTTGCGACGGCTGTGAAGCCGTCCGCTTCCGCAATGATTCCTGTCTCAAAGAGTCTCACTTCTGCATGGAGGGCGTCCCTGCAAGCCAGGTCATCACATGGCTTGATCGGTTGCTCCGTACCGCTGAAGTCTCTCGGTAGGCTTAGCCCTTAATTCCGGTAGCCGCCGTCACCATGCTCAAGCTCCTGCTGGGTGATCCCAATGCCCGCAAGCTGAAGCGCTACCAGCCGATCGTCTCCGACATCAATCTGCTGGAAGAGGACATCGCCCCTTTGTCTGACGACGCGTTACGTGGCAAAACGGCGGATTTCCGGGAACGGCTCACCAGTGCCGGCAGCCTGGAGAACCAACGGCCCATATTGGATGAAATTCTGCCGGAGGCCTTTGCAGTCGTCAGGGAAGCCGGCAAACGGGTGCTCGGCATGCGCCACTTCGATGTGCAGCTGATTGGTGGAATGGTGCTCCATGAGGGCCAGATCGCTGAGATGAAAACTGGTGAAGGTAAAACTCTGGTTGCAACCCTGCCTAGTTATCTCAATGCGCTGACGGGCCGCGGTGTCCATGTGGTGACGGTGAATGATTACTTGGCTCGTCGCGATGCCGAGTGGATGGGCCAGGTGCACCGTTTCCTGGGTCTTTCCGTTGGTTTGATCCAGCAGGACATGCGTCCGGAAGAACGGCGCAGAAACTACAGCTGCGATATCACCTATGCCACCAACTCTGAGCTGGGGTTCGACTACCTGCGGGACAACATGGCCGCTGACATCAGCGAAGTGGTCCAGCGTCCGTTTCAGTACTGCGTGATTGACGAGGTGGATTCGATCCTCATCGATGAAGCGCGGACTCCACTGATCATTTCAGGTCAAGTGGAGCGTCCCCAGGAGAAGTACCAGCAGGCATCTGAAGTCGTTCAGGCCCTCGAGCGGGCGGCCGAAATGGGGAAGGAGGGCATCGATCCCGAAGGTGATTATGAAGTTGATGAGAAACAGCGCAGCTGCACCCTCACCGATGAGGGATTCGCGAAAGCTGAGCAGATGCTCGGTGTTGATGATTTGTTTGATCCTAAGGATCCTTGGGCTCACTACATCACCAATGCCCTCAAGGCAAAGGAATTGTTCATCAAGGATGTGAATTACATCGTTCGTGATGGTGAGGCGGTGATTGTTGATGAGTTCACCGGTCGGGTCATGCCCGGACGTCGCTGGAGTGATGGGCAGCACCAGGCCATTGAAGCGAAGGAAAGTCTGCCGATCCAACCGGAAACACAGACCCTGGCTTCGATCACGTACCAGAACTTCTTCCTGCTCTATCCCCGTTTGGCCGGCATGACCGGCACCGCCAAAACGGAAGAAGTGGAGTTTGAGAAGACCTACAAGCTCCAAACCACCATTGTTCCCACCAACCGTGTGAGGGCCCGACAGGACTGGGCTGACCAGGTCTACAAAACTGAGGTGGCCAAGTGGCGAGCCGTTGCCAACGAGTCCGCTGAGATCCATAAGCAGGGTCGGCCGGTGTTGGTGGGAACCACATCAGTCGAGAAGAGCGAAGTGCTGAGCTCCCTGCTTGCAGAGCAAGAGA is a window of Synechococcus sp. A15-24 DNA encoding:
- the secA gene encoding preprotein translocase subunit SecA is translated as MLKLLLGDPNARKLKRYQPIVSDINLLEEDIAPLSDDALRGKTADFRERLTSAGSLENQRPILDEILPEAFAVVREAGKRVLGMRHFDVQLIGGMVLHEGQIAEMKTGEGKTLVATLPSYLNALTGRGVHVVTVNDYLARRDAEWMGQVHRFLGLSVGLIQQDMRPEERRRNYSCDITYATNSELGFDYLRDNMAADISEVVQRPFQYCVIDEVDSILIDEARTPLIISGQVERPQEKYQQASEVVQALERAAEMGKEGIDPEGDYEVDEKQRSCTLTDEGFAKAEQMLGVDDLFDPKDPWAHYITNALKAKELFIKDVNYIVRDGEAVIVDEFTGRVMPGRRWSDGQHQAIEAKESLPIQPETQTLASITYQNFFLLYPRLAGMTGTAKTEEVEFEKTYKLQTTIVPTNRVRARQDWADQVYKTEVAKWRAVANESAEIHKQGRPVLVGTTSVEKSEVLSSLLAEQEIPHNLLNAKPENVERESEIVAQAGRAGAVTIATNMAGRGTDIILGGNSDYMARLKLREVLLPRLVKPEDGHKPPLPLQRSSAPSGFSDAPQMSAGSTTESLYPCQLTDDSDQVLAQLARDLVKEWGDRALTVIELEERIATAAEKAPTDDLQIQSLREAIACVKAEYDAVVKQEEARVREAGGLHVIGTERHESRRVDNQLRGRAGRQGDPGSTRFFLSLGDNLLRIFGGDRVAGLMNAFRVEEDMPIESGMLTRSLEGAQKKVETYYYDIRKQVFEYDEVMNNQRRAVYSERRRVLDGRALKKQVIGYGERTMSEIVEAYVNPDLPPEEWDLEQLVGKVKEFIYLLEDLTAEQVKGLGMEELKAFLQEQLRNAYDIKEGQVEQQRPGLMREAERFFILQQIDTLWREHLQAMDALRESVGLRGYGQKDPLIEYKNEGYDMFLEMMTNMRRNVIYSMFMFQPNSPS